The proteins below are encoded in one region of Levilactobacillus namurensis:
- a CDS encoding Rrf2 family transcriptional regulator translates to MRYSHRLSDAVHILAYVEIYRDGDLSSQAIAASVESNPALVRRLMGALRQAGLLATQRGSAQPHLLRDPATMSLLDIYRAVEPDGDLLHVDDRTNPQCIVGGNIQETLRGAYQQVQRAAENQMAQITLAELISEIQVRERKRANL, encoded by the coding sequence ATGCGTTACTCGCACCGATTAAGTGATGCGGTCCATATCCTGGCGTACGTCGAGATTTACCGGGATGGGGACCTCAGTAGTCAGGCCATTGCGGCCAGCGTGGAATCTAACCCGGCGTTGGTGCGGCGGTTGATGGGGGCGTTGCGCCAAGCCGGACTGCTGGCTACGCAACGGGGCAGTGCCCAGCCCCACCTATTGCGAGACCCGGCGACCATGTCGCTATTGGATATTTACCGGGCCGTGGAACCGGACGGCGACTTGTTGCACGTGGATGACCGGACCAACCCGCAGTGCATCGTGGGGGGCAACATTCAAGAGACCCTACGTGGTGCCTACCAGCAGGTCCAGCGCGCGGCGGAGAACCAGATGGCCCAGATCACGTTGGCTGAACTGATCAGCGAGATCCAGGTACGGGAACGGAAACGGGCCAATTTGTAA
- a CDS encoding SDR family oxidoreductase — MTKYVITGATGHLGQRVVQELAQRTPATTITLGVHTPAKAQAFADQGMTIQKLDYQDVASVQAALQDADVVIYIPSKSHDSFSRVTELEHVLTAAQAAHVGHFLAMGFIADQADNPFDLSAFYGYLPRRLAETGLSYTILRNALYADPLVPYLPELIERQNVIYPMGDASLSFISLADSAAAFAQVAVTPRLWQRSVYTLTQERSYTMPALAAVLSQVSGAKIGYAPVTLQQFSDLYNQGNEGHMLASMYAGGAQGLLATVTDDYRQIMGRPAQSLPDFLKASLATASTTK; from the coding sequence ATGACAAAATACGTGATTACCGGGGCAACCGGACATTTAGGTCAACGGGTGGTTCAAGAATTGGCACAACGTACACCCGCTACGACCATCACGCTAGGGGTCCACACGCCCGCTAAGGCACAGGCGTTCGCGGATCAGGGAATGACGATTCAAAAGTTGGATTATCAAGATGTGGCCAGTGTGCAGGCGGCTTTGCAGGATGCGGACGTGGTGATTTACATTCCCAGCAAGAGTCACGATAGTTTTAGTCGGGTGACCGAATTGGAACATGTCTTGACGGCCGCTCAGGCGGCGCACGTGGGCCACTTCCTGGCCATGGGGTTCATTGCCGATCAGGCCGATAACCCGTTTGACCTGTCGGCCTTTTACGGCTACCTGCCCCGGCGCTTGGCCGAGACCGGATTGTCCTACACCATCTTGCGCAACGCGCTGTACGCCGACCCGCTGGTGCCCTATTTACCAGAGTTGATTGAACGGCAAAACGTCATCTACCCCATGGGGGATGCGTCGCTAAGCTTCATCAGTCTGGCCGATAGCGCGGCGGCCTTTGCCCAGGTCGCCGTCACGCCGCGGCTATGGCAACGGTCGGTCTATACATTGACCCAGGAACGGTCGTACACCATGCCGGCGTTGGCCGCAGTACTCAGTCAGGTTTCCGGGGCCAAGATTGGTTACGCCCCGGTGACGCTCCAGCAGTTCAGTGACCTCTATAACCAGGGAAACGAGGGCCATATGCTGGCCTCGATGTACGCGGGTGGCGCACAGGGGCTGTTGGCCACGGTCACGGACGACTACCGCCAGATTATGGGCCGACCAGCACAGTCTTTGCCGGACTTTTTGAAGGCGAGTCTGGCAACGGCGTCAACGACCAAGTAA
- a CDS encoding Dyp-type peroxidase — protein MPINPSRAQDVWKDVGEHVQFTVLKLNRQDQAQEQAVFQEFADRSQAIIRSLKIRDAKPATGSQLKVAIGISSAAWDYLFPDAPKPAELETYQELQGPKYKMPATEGDIFLHIRASDAAVVYEAQTQFRRVLGPITTVVDETQGFRYFEGRAIIGFIDGTEAPAIEDAADYALVGDEDPTFENGSYAFAQKWEHDMSTWDHLKTETQEKAVGREKFSDYELEDDDKFKNAHNVASKFEENGVEQKIVRMNVPFSAPASGKTGTYFIGYARHWKVTKGMLTNMVEKSDYLLTFSKVLTGQAFFVPSRDLLARMAEGEFH, from the coding sequence ATGCCAATCAATCCGAGTCGCGCTCAAGATGTCTGGAAAGATGTGGGCGAACACGTCCAATTCACGGTCCTCAAGCTTAACCGGCAAGACCAAGCCCAAGAACAGGCTGTCTTCCAAGAATTCGCCGACCGTTCTCAAGCCATCATCCGGTCACTGAAGATTCGGGACGCCAAGCCAGCCACGGGGTCGCAACTCAAGGTCGCTATCGGGATCAGTAGCGCTGCCTGGGATTACCTGTTCCCAGACGCCCCTAAGCCCGCGGAATTGGAGACTTACCAAGAACTCCAAGGACCCAAGTACAAGATGCCCGCCACGGAAGGCGACATCTTCCTACACATCCGGGCATCCGACGCCGCCGTGGTCTACGAAGCGCAGACCCAATTCCGGCGGGTCCTGGGCCCCATCACCACGGTGGTCGATGAGACCCAAGGCTTCCGGTACTTCGAAGGCCGGGCCATCATCGGCTTCATCGACGGTACGGAAGCGCCAGCAATCGAAGATGCCGCGGACTACGCCTTAGTTGGTGACGAAGATCCGACCTTTGAGAACGGCTCCTACGCGTTCGCCCAGAAGTGGGAACACGACATGAGCACCTGGGACCACCTCAAGACCGAGACCCAGGAAAAAGCCGTCGGCCGGGAAAAGTTCAGTGATTACGAACTCGAAGACGACGACAAGTTCAAGAACGCCCATAACGTAGCGTCCAAGTTCGAAGAAAACGGCGTTGAACAGAAGATTGTTCGGATGAACGTACCGTTTTCCGCGCCAGCTTCCGGCAAGACCGGGACCTACTTCATTGGTTACGCCCGGCACTGGAAGGTTACGAAAGGCATGTTGACCAACATGGTCGAGAAGAGCGACTACCTCCTGACCTTCTCTAAAGTCTTGACGGGACAAGCCTTCTTCGTTCCATCCCGGGACTTACTGGCCCGGATGGCGGAAGGCGAATTTCACTAA
- a CDS encoding collagen-binding domain-containing protein — MDCVVTPLKTLMGFSVYLNVQLKFYNLPNTFQGSVLAPSADVTINHNLDGNIIADKVTVAGGETHRWDLQDRPYPGKPELPENPDIPVTLPGEAPEPAPEPEEPEPETPGTEEPGTEEPEPETPGTEEPEPEKPGTEEPEKPGTETPGTEEPNVEEPEAPEVEEPSIEETDEAEAEEETYEHQYAPEAEEFEEELGEADTLAEEEALLDRIDTAIAQAKANHQTTLVAQLEAVRAQLLAKMGYGNGMGLPQTSEAHSSWAQLLGLALAGTTLGAWLLRKNREH, encoded by the coding sequence ATGGATTGTGTGGTAACACCATTAAAGACCTTGATGGGTTTTTCTGTCTACTTAAATGTTCAACTTAAATTTTACAATCTGCCTAACACATTCCAAGGCAGTGTTTTAGCGCCTTCTGCGGACGTTACGATCAATCACAATTTAGATGGGAACATCATTGCAGATAAGGTTACGGTTGCCGGAGGTGAAACCCACCGTTGGGACCTCCAAGACCGGCCTTACCCGGGGAAACCGGAACTGCCAGAAAATCCGGATATTCCCGTGACACTTCCTGGGGAAGCCCCAGAACCAGCACCGGAGCCGGAAGAACCAGAGCCGGAAACACCAGGAACTGAGGAACCGGGTACCGAAGAACCAGAACCAGAAACGCCAGGGACTGAAGAGCCAGAACCTGAAAAACCTGGTACGGAAGAACCCGAAAAGCCAGGAACCGAAACGCCGGGGACGGAAGAACCTAACGTTGAGGAACCGGAAGCCCCAGAGGTTGAAGAGCCTTCCATCGAGGAGACCGACGAAGCGGAAGCCGAAGAGGAAACCTATGAACACCAGTACGCACCGGAAGCTGAGGAATTCGAAGAAGAACTCGGTGAAGCCGATACGCTTGCTGAAGAAGAGGCCCTCTTAGACCGCATCGATACCGCCATTGCGCAGGCTAAAGCCAACCACCAAACGACTTTAGTAGCCCAATTGGAAGCCGTCCGGGCCCAACTCTTAGCCAAGATGGGTTACGGTAACGGAATGGGCTTACCTCAGACCAGTGAGGCACACAGCAGCTGGGCTCAACTCTTGGGCTTAGCCTTAGCGGGGACCACACTGGGCGCTTGGTTATTGCGGAAAAACCGCGAGCACTAG
- a CDS encoding glucose 1-dehydrogenase, with translation MGQLTGKVAIVTGAGSGMGRSMAELFAKEGAKVVAADVNQDGLDETVKAITDAGNTATGVQTDVTNEAQVKAMVQTAVDQYGQLDILVNNAGIMDNMSPVGSLTTELWDKVMTVNTTSVMLATREALRLFTKQKSGVILNIASVGGIAGGRAGAAYTASKHAVVGLTKNTAYMYENQGIRTNAIAPGGIKTNIADSMGDINHEGLTRQSIGMPLSPKPGSGNEIAQTALFLCSDAASYVNGVIVPVDGGWTSY, from the coding sequence ATGGGGCAATTAACGGGTAAAGTCGCCATCGTCACGGGAGCGGGTTCCGGTATGGGTCGGTCCATGGCCGAACTCTTTGCCAAGGAAGGCGCCAAAGTGGTCGCCGCTGACGTCAATCAAGACGGGCTAGACGAAACGGTCAAGGCCATCACGGATGCGGGCAATACCGCGACCGGTGTCCAGACCGACGTCACCAACGAAGCGCAGGTCAAGGCCATGGTCCAAACGGCGGTCGACCAGTACGGTCAATTGGATATCTTAGTCAACAACGCCGGCATCATGGACAACATGTCACCCGTCGGTAGCCTGACCACCGAACTGTGGGACAAGGTCATGACGGTCAACACCACCAGTGTGATGCTGGCCACCCGTGAGGCGCTACGCTTATTCACCAAGCAAAAGAGCGGCGTCATCTTGAACATCGCCTCGGTTGGGGGCATCGCCGGTGGCCGGGCCGGTGCGGCTTACACGGCCTCTAAGCACGCCGTGGTCGGACTGACCAAGAACACCGCCTACATGTACGAGAACCAAGGCATCCGGACCAACGCCATCGCTCCCGGTGGGATCAAGACCAATATCGCCGATTCAATGGGCGACATCAACCACGAGGGGCTGACCCGGCAAAGTATCGGCATGCCGCTCTCCCCTAAGCCGGGATCCGGCAACGAAATCGCGCAAACGGCGCTGTTCCTGTGTTCCGACGCGGCCAGCTACGTTAACGGGGTCATCGTCCCAGTCGACGGCGGTTGGACCAGCTACTAA
- a CDS encoding aldo/keto reductase family oxidoreductase yields MKQLNLAGTNWQASAVALGIMRMAGLSVDDAAKALEVAHDAGINYIDSADIYGDGASETKFKDALAASNLSRDDFYIQSKGGIILDPARSHDGLVFGKRYDFSKQHLLDAVDGILSRMGIDYLDAFLLHRPDPLMDPAEVADAFDTLQREGKVRHFGVSNFNPQQYLMLQEALDQKLMFNQLQFGPAHTGMIDAGMHVNMEDKWAVDRDGGSLEFARRKHIQIQAWSPFQYGMFAGMIIDDPKYQKLNDELQKLADKYGVSKNGIVIAWILRHPANVQVLLGTMTPAHIADSAAGADVTLTKQEWYDVYFAAGNTLP; encoded by the coding sequence ATGAAACAACTCAACTTAGCGGGAACCAACTGGCAAGCTTCCGCCGTGGCCTTAGGTATCATGCGCATGGCCGGCCTGTCCGTCGACGACGCGGCCAAAGCCTTGGAAGTCGCTCACGATGCCGGCATCAACTACATTGACTCCGCCGACATTTACGGCGACGGGGCTTCCGAGACCAAGTTCAAGGACGCCTTAGCCGCATCGAATTTGTCGCGAGATGACTTCTACATCCAATCCAAGGGGGGCATCATCTTGGACCCCGCACGGAGTCACGACGGCTTGGTCTTCGGGAAGCGCTACGACTTCTCCAAGCAACACCTGCTGGACGCCGTAGATGGTATCCTATCCCGGATGGGCATCGATTACCTGGACGCCTTTTTGTTACACCGGCCCGATCCTCTGATGGATCCCGCCGAAGTCGCTGACGCGTTCGATACCCTGCAACGTGAGGGTAAGGTTCGCCATTTTGGGGTATCCAACTTCAACCCGCAACAGTACCTGATGCTCCAAGAGGCCCTCGACCAGAAGCTGATGTTCAACCAGCTCCAATTCGGCCCCGCCCACACCGGGATGATTGACGCCGGGATGCACGTCAACATGGAAGACAAGTGGGCCGTTGACCGCGATGGCGGCTCCTTAGAATTCGCTCGGCGCAAGCATATCCAGATTCAAGCGTGGTCCCCATTCCAATACGGGATGTTCGCCGGGATGATCATTGATGATCCTAAGTACCAGAAACTCAATGACGAACTACAAAAGTTAGCTGATAAATACGGCGTTTCCAAGAACGGTATTGTCATCGCCTGGATTCTCCGGCACCCAGCTAACGTTCAAGTCCTCTTAGGAACCATGACCCCCGCCCACATCGCGGACAGTGCCGCCGGTGCGGACGTCACGTTGACCAAGCAAGAATGGTACGACGTCTACTTCGCCGCGGGGAATACGTTACCTTAA
- a CDS encoding IS30 family transposase, with product MSTTILSFQNRVVIETLHKEGRSLRYIANYLDFSKTTIFNELHRLNSEYQAGLAQTDFERKVSQRGRKSSLTKNLKHLIEEKIQVQKWSPEQVAHVVGIAYKTVYNWIDQGWLDIQLPDLPDHGIRRHRAKEKRGTFNHGRSIEERPHKVETRQEFGHFEADTVLSGKRKGQAVATFVERKSRLTIVKRLHGRDSQSMTQAVLELASQLQDKLKTLTVDHDKEFANYQTIEQLTGTQVYFAHAYSPHERGSNENRNRVLRRFIPKGQAIEELSDYQLVQINWYLNSRPLKCLNWHTPIEIFLLNLRH from the coding sequence ATGAGCACCACTATTTTATCATTCCAGAACCGTGTTGTCATTGAAACGCTTCATAAGGAAGGACGTTCCTTGCGATACATCGCTAACTACTTAGACTTTAGTAAGACCACCATCTTTAACGAACTTCACCGGCTAAATAGTGAGTACCAGGCTGGGCTAGCGCAAACTGACTTTGAACGAAAGGTTAGTCAACGTGGGCGGAAGTCTTCGCTCACTAAAAACCTTAAACACTTGATCGAGGAAAAGATTCAAGTCCAGAAGTGGTCCCCTGAACAAGTTGCCCATGTGGTGGGGATTGCCTACAAGACAGTCTATAACTGGATTGATCAAGGATGGCTTGATATACAGTTGCCCGATTTGCCTGATCATGGAATTCGTCGTCATCGTGCTAAAGAAAAGCGTGGTACGTTCAATCACGGCCGCTCCATTGAGGAGCGGCCTCATAAAGTCGAAACTCGCCAGGAATTCGGCCACTTTGAAGCTGATACCGTACTTTCTGGTAAACGTAAAGGTCAAGCTGTGGCTACTTTTGTGGAGCGTAAAAGTCGCCTGACAATTGTTAAACGGCTCCATGGTCGCGACAGTCAGTCCATGACTCAAGCCGTACTTGAACTAGCTAGTCAACTTCAAGACAAGCTCAAGACGCTTACTGTGGATCATGATAAAGAGTTCGCTAACTACCAGACAATTGAACAGCTAACAGGTACTCAGGTTTATTTTGCCCATGCTTATTCACCACATGAACGCGGTAGTAATGAGAACCGTAACCGAGTTTTGCGACGGTTTATTCCCAAGGGACAAGCCATTGAAGAACTAAGTGATTACCAACTGGTTCAAATCAATTGGTATCTGAATTCACGGCCACTTAAATGTCTTAATTGGCATACACCAATCGAGATCTTCTTGCTTAATCTACGTCACTAA
- a CDS encoding alpha-N-arabinofuranosidase, with protein MQGSTQLKPQDVIAPIDRRLYGSFIEQLGRAVYTGVYQPDHPSADEDGFRTDVIQAVKELNVPLIRYPGGNFLSQYKWEDGIGPKDQRPVRLDLAWREIETNQFGIHEFMKWADKVNAVPNMAVNLGTRGIQEAAELVEYCNFPKGTYLSDLRRKNGAEQPFAIKTWCLGNEMDGPWEIGAMDAKSYAHLANETAKAMRRVDDSLELVACGSSSMDNPTFGNWEETVLDECYDNVDYLSLHRYYGYYNDDDPTELDNFLGKNLDLDAFIKGVVAMCDAVKARKRSDKTINLSFDEWNVWYHSNDADTKVTPWQVGPHLLEDVYNFEDALLVGSLLMTLLRNADRVKIACLAQLVNVIAPIMTDNDGGVWKQSIFYPFMQVANNGRGEVLVDHSQSPTYNSREFKDIPYLDTVTTYDQATQTITVFAENKHQTEPLDFDLDFTDFTIDHLLEATQFAGYGVKDDNRDGHMHLRPLEAVTTAAHHAKVTLAPLSWNMLRFAVK; from the coding sequence ATGCAAGGATCAACCCAACTCAAACCACAAGACGTGATTGCCCCAATCGACCGACGACTCTACGGATCGTTCATCGAACAACTCGGACGGGCCGTGTACACGGGGGTCTACCAACCCGATCACCCCAGTGCGGATGAAGACGGGTTCCGGACCGACGTCATTCAAGCCGTCAAGGAATTGAACGTTCCCCTAATTCGTTACCCCGGCGGTAACTTTCTCTCCCAATATAAATGGGAAGACGGAATCGGCCCTAAGGACCAACGCCCCGTTCGGCTAGACTTAGCTTGGCGTGAGATTGAGACCAACCAATTCGGTATCCACGAATTCATGAAGTGGGCCGACAAAGTCAACGCCGTCCCCAACATGGCTGTGAACCTGGGGACCCGGGGAATCCAAGAAGCCGCCGAACTGGTGGAGTACTGCAACTTCCCGAAGGGCACCTACCTGAGTGACCTGCGGCGTAAGAACGGTGCGGAACAGCCCTTTGCCATCAAGACCTGGTGCCTGGGCAACGAAATGGACGGGCCGTGGGAAATCGGCGCCATGGACGCGAAGTCCTACGCCCACCTAGCCAACGAGACCGCCAAGGCCATGCGCCGGGTCGACGATTCCCTGGAGCTGGTAGCCTGCGGGAGTTCTTCCATGGACAACCCGACCTTTGGTAACTGGGAAGAGACCGTCCTCGACGAATGCTACGACAACGTGGACTACCTTTCACTCCACCGCTACTACGGCTACTACAACGACGATGATCCGACCGAGCTCGATAATTTTTTAGGCAAGAACCTCGATCTGGACGCCTTCATCAAGGGGGTCGTGGCCATGTGCGACGCGGTCAAGGCCCGGAAACGTTCCGATAAGACCATCAACCTGTCCTTCGATGAATGGAACGTCTGGTACCACTCCAACGATGCCGATACCAAGGTCACCCCTTGGCAGGTTGGCCCGCACTTGCTCGAAGACGTGTACAACTTCGAAGACGCACTACTAGTAGGAAGCCTACTGATGACGCTGCTGCGGAATGCCGACCGGGTCAAGATTGCTTGCCTGGCTCAGCTGGTCAACGTGATTGCTCCCATCATGACCGATAACGATGGTGGCGTCTGGAAGCAGTCCATCTTCTACCCGTTCATGCAAGTCGCCAACAATGGCCGCGGTGAAGTGTTAGTCGATCACAGTCAATCGCCGACCTACAACTCCCGGGAGTTCAAGGACATTCCTTACCTGGACACCGTGACGACCTACGACCAGGCCACCCAGACGATTACGGTTTTTGCCGAGAACAAACACCAGACTGAACCCTTGGACTTCGACTTGGACTTCACCGATTTCACCATCGATCACCTCCTCGAAGCCACCCAGTTTGCGGGTTACGGCGTCAAGGATGACAACCGCGACGGCCACATGCACTTACGGCCACTGGAGGCCGTCACCACTGCGGCGCACCACGCTAAGGTCACCTTAGCGCCCCTATCCTGGAACATGCTACGGTTCGCCGTGAAATAG
- a CDS encoding collagen-binding domain-containing protein: METKQTHFKMYKSGRKWVFACALVLALGGTATVAHADTANSSETPESSQVTTKTSSTDTSEKSETNDGATTNSDNKQSEETTDDQNQPDLTTDNQDGSNQEGTNEQNADSSQSTGSEVTNEDQDKNANDSDQVTDNEDSVEGDKTDATADGEVSAPKIQAESLKLAADPATNPDNSNSADTLAANASVTTQTPVTTANDAVQDGGSVYDDFPNAEYNILGIPSYFHIFANEATLQAHTNGNIAVGLLHANVNFGTNIIEALLDKDISYIQDFDKLASSSFVTQDETRDNKIVFGDGVEIDISDPSHPKVNNVEVGHLTAGEIFQDKNGNVYIDFAKEFAKLKQTNTEVADWPSVKDYTSADFPDENNRVIDVTGMTPDENGRIVLNLSSEVLNADRPLTIKGLDPDENGNTVIINVDTNGQDDYHMNSQIKIVYSDGSERAPHETEYFGDNHLLWNFIDRTASDKQYSGNLIFDNGRLQEIT; the protein is encoded by the coding sequence ATGGAAACCAAACAAACCCATTTTAAAATGTATAAGAGCGGACGCAAGTGGGTCTTCGCCTGTGCGCTGGTCTTAGCGCTCGGGGGAACGGCGACGGTGGCGCACGCTGATACGGCAAATTCTAGTGAGACGCCGGAAAGCAGTCAGGTCACCACGAAGACGTCGTCCACTGACACGTCTGAGAAATCGGAGACGAATGATGGCGCTACCACAAATTCGGATAATAAGCAGTCTGAAGAGACGACAGATGATCAGAACCAACCGGATTTAACGACTGATAATCAGGATGGTTCGAATCAGGAAGGGACGAATGAGCAAAACGCTGATTCATCTCAGAGTACGGGTTCCGAGGTTACCAATGAGGACCAGGATAAGAACGCCAATGATTCAGACCAGGTAACTGACAATGAGGATTCAGTCGAGGGTGACAAGACAGATGCCACGGCTGATGGTGAGGTATCCGCACCAAAGATTCAGGCGGAATCCTTAAAGTTGGCGGCTGATCCTGCGACGAACCCGGATAACTCGAATTCGGCTGATACCTTAGCGGCCAATGCCTCCGTGACGACTCAAACACCCGTAACCACGGCAAATGATGCCGTGCAGGATGGGGGGAGTGTGTATGATGATTTTCCGAATGCTGAATATAACATTTTAGGAATTCCATCGTACTTCCACATTTTTGCGAACGAAGCCACGTTGCAAGCACATACTAACGGAAATATTGCTGTAGGTTTATTACATGCAAATGTAAACTTTGGAACTAATATTATTGAAGCCTTGTTGGATAAGGATATTTCGTACATACAGGATTTTGACAAATTAGCAAGCAGTTCATTTGTGACCCAAGATGAGACCCGGGATAACAAAATTGTCTTTGGTGATGGGGTTGAGATTGATATTAGTGATCCAAGCCATCCTAAAGTTAACAACGTAGAAGTGGGCCACTTGACGGCCGGTGAAATCTTCCAGGATAAAAATGGCAATGTCTACATCGACTTTGCTAAGGAATTTGCGAAGCTAAAGCAGACCAACACCGAGGTCGCTGATTGGCCGAGTGTCAAGGACTACACCAGTGCTGATTTCCCCGACGAGAACAATCGGGTCATTGACGTAACGGGAATGACCCCTGATGAGAATGGCCGGATTGTGTTGAACTTATCATCCGAAGTTCTGAATGCGGATAGACCATTAACGATTAAGGGTCTAGATCCTGATGAAAATGGTAATACAGTAATCATTAACGTTGATACTAACGGCCAAGATGATTATCATATGAACTCACAGATTAAAATCGTCTACAGTGATGGTTCGGAACGGGCTCCGCATGAAACGGAATACTTCGGGGACAACCACCTGTTATGGAACTTTATTGATCGGACTGCCAGCGATAAACAATATTCTGGAAATCTAATTTTTGATAACGGCAGATTGCAAGAAATAACTTGA
- a CDS encoding SDR family oxidoreductase → MRMTLSEKRILIVGGTSGFGFEAARQAVTAGAQVHVIGHTPEHVATAVRTLAPAGQQVTGTALDAQDADELTQFLENQPNFDHVLSFLGGAMGGGFLDNSVAAIRQAVEDKFFANLQLVKLAAKHLNPGGSLILTSGAGGHPYDASGAIIGNQAINTLVAGVAVELAPDYRINAVAPTWTPTGLWRQMTPDQRAAQAQAFSQNVPLKRVATVAEVASAYLYLMQNGFVTGQVLPVDGGVDL, encoded by the coding sequence ATGAGGATGACATTAAGTGAAAAGCGAATTTTAATTGTTGGTGGAACTTCGGGGTTTGGATTTGAGGCCGCGCGTCAGGCAGTTACAGCGGGGGCACAAGTGCACGTGATTGGTCATACGCCAGAACACGTTGCGACGGCAGTGCGGACCTTGGCGCCGGCGGGGCAGCAGGTCACGGGGACGGCGTTGGATGCACAAGATGCCGACGAGTTGACGCAATTCTTGGAAAACCAACCCAATTTTGACCACGTCCTTTCTTTTCTAGGCGGGGCCATGGGTGGCGGTTTCTTAGACAACTCGGTTGCGGCAATCCGTCAGGCCGTAGAAGACAAGTTCTTCGCGAATTTACAGTTAGTCAAGCTAGCGGCTAAGCACCTGAATCCAGGCGGGTCGTTGATCCTGACGTCGGGTGCGGGCGGCCACCCCTACGATGCCTCGGGGGCCATTATTGGTAATCAAGCCATCAATACCCTGGTGGCCGGAGTGGCCGTGGAACTAGCGCCGGACTACCGGATTAACGCGGTGGCGCCCACCTGGACGCCCACGGGACTTTGGCGGCAGATGACGCCCGACCAACGCGCCGCTCAGGCCCAGGCGTTCAGCCAGAACGTTCCGCTCAAGCGGGTGGCCACGGTCGCTGAGGTGGCGTCGGCGTACCTTTACCTGATGCAAAATGGATTTGTGACGGGACAGGTGCTCCCAGTTGATGGCGGTGTAGATCTCTAG
- a CDS encoding ABC transporter ATP-binding protein has product MTNAVVDVHNLEKTYGKAGERPYTALKGLNFSVAEGEFVGIMGASGSGKTTLLNMLSTLDTPTNGDVIVNGHDVTKMRGNQLADFRAQEVGFIFQDFNLLESLTAEENIGLPLALKGTASRVMDQAIHQVAETLSITDLLKKYPAQLSGGQKQRVAAARAIVHQPAILMGDEPTGALDSTSARELLDLLTTINQEQQMSVLLVTHDPFSASFCQRILFIKDGQIGSELRRADQDRRTFYQQILTELGTFSE; this is encoded by the coding sequence ATGACGAATGCGGTTGTTGATGTACACAACTTAGAAAAAACATACGGTAAAGCGGGCGAACGCCCATACACGGCCTTGAAGGGCTTGAACTTCTCGGTCGCTGAAGGGGAATTCGTGGGGATCATGGGGGCTTCCGGTTCGGGGAAGACCACTTTATTGAACATGTTATCAACGTTAGACACGCCGACCAACGGGGACGTCATCGTTAACGGCCACGATGTGACCAAGATGCGGGGTAACCAGTTGGCTGACTTCCGAGCCCAAGAAGTCGGGTTCATCTTCCAGGACTTCAACCTGCTAGAAAGTCTGACGGCGGAGGAAAACATCGGCTTGCCGTTGGCCTTGAAGGGGACGGCGTCACGGGTCATGGACCAAGCCATCCATCAGGTCGCGGAGACTTTGTCGATTACGGACCTCTTAAAGAAGTATCCGGCCCAATTATCGGGGGGCCAGAAGCAACGGGTCGCGGCGGCTCGTGCCATCGTGCATCAGCCGGCCATCCTGATGGGGGACGAACCGACCGGCGCCCTGGATTCGACCAGTGCCCGGGAACTCTTGGACCTGCTGACCACGATCAATCAGGAACAACAGATGTCAGTCCTGCTGGTCACGCATGATCCGTTCTCAGCCAGCTTCTGCCAACGCATCCTGTTCATCAAGGATGGTCAGATTGGCTCCGAACTGCGGCGGGCCGACCAGGACCGGCGGACCTTTTACCAACAGATTCTGACGGAACTCGGGACGTTTAGCGAATAG